The proteins below come from a single Lates calcarifer isolate ASB-BC8 linkage group LG11, TLL_Latcal_v3, whole genome shotgun sequence genomic window:
- the LOC108898602 gene encoding uncharacterized protein LOC108898602 isoform X1 produces MPEMTTLPETVSATTTLTTVLPPMTTTPTALSLTTTTATTTSAPNTTAVTGTPSPSHDKKIGIPRTDNKHVFLEKLLIISVILNVVLPLLVYLCMRRRTQDSTQSNVTWMELEAQPMQPIACHSDVTLSAETTRNGCAGGSPY; encoded by the exons ATGCCTGAAATGACCACACTGCCTGAAACAGtatcagcaacaacaacattgACAACAGTATTGCCACCAATGACAACAACGCCAACAGCATTGtcactaacaacaacaacagcaacaacaacatcgGCACCAAACACCACAGCAGTCACAG GCACACCAAGTCCCTCTCATGACAAAaaaa tagGCATACCCAGAACAGACAACAAAC ATGTCTTTCTTGAGAAATTGTTAATCATATCCGTGATCCTTAATGTGGTCCTGCCACTGCTGGTTTACCTCTGCATGCGACGGAGGACACAAGACAGCACacagagt aatgTAACCTGGATGGAGCTAGAAGCTCAGCCAATGCAG CCCATTGCGTGTCATTCCGACGTCACATTGTCAGCTGAGACAACTAGGAATGGATGCGCTGGTGGCTCGCCATATTGA
- the LOC108898602 gene encoding uncharacterized protein LOC108898602 isoform X2, with amino-acid sequence MPEMTTLPETVSATTTLTTVLPPMTTTPTALSLTTTTATTTSAPNTTAVTGTPSPSHDKKNVFLEKLLIISVILNVVLPLLVYLCMRRRTQDSTQSNVTWMELEAQPMQPIACHSDVTLSAETTRNGCAGGSPY; translated from the exons ATGCCTGAAATGACCACACTGCCTGAAACAGtatcagcaacaacaacattgACAACAGTATTGCCACCAATGACAACAACGCCAACAGCATTGtcactaacaacaacaacagcaacaacaacatcgGCACCAAACACCACAGCAGTCACAG GCACACCAAGTCCCTCTCATGACAAAaaaa ATGTCTTTCTTGAGAAATTGTTAATCATATCCGTGATCCTTAATGTGGTCCTGCCACTGCTGGTTTACCTCTGCATGCGACGGAGGACACAAGACAGCACacagagt aatgTAACCTGGATGGAGCTAGAAGCTCAGCCAATGCAG CCCATTGCGTGTCATTCCGACGTCACATTGTCAGCTGAGACAACTAGGAATGGATGCGCTGGTGGCTCGCCATATTGA